From Tepidimicrobium xylanilyticum, the proteins below share one genomic window:
- a CDS encoding CdaR family protein — translation MGKEKNNDLTLKIFALIIAIILWSYVMSEVNPPFENEFKNVNVEYINEAALERQGLVVMEPQKATIRVTISGRRSEVLKVSEKDIIAQVDLSGYSEGEQKVPVYVQVPDDVKIVDYSPKEILFRFDKIIRKSSPVVVETQGKLAQGYVLATPEIKPESIYIQGPRTWVNLVAKAIAYVDVSNKAEDINTTVAVKIVDDEGNDVRGVTMEQSVVDVFIPVYQVKKVPIELQTENQLPDNYEIVEININPSTIEIKGRKEDLAKVNLIKTKPIDINALIDNRNIPVELELPEGVSLLRPDEKVIITLNVDEKISRTFGYTLEDVDIVNLDSNLIIDENDFNKTIMVTVEGMSSKINSLNKEDIDLTMDLKDLDEGTHRVNVDVSVEEGITVVTLVPEGLNITLIKE, via the coding sequence ATGGGCAAAGAGAAAAATAATGATTTAACCTTGAAGATCTTTGCTCTAATAATAGCTATCATTTTGTGGAGCTATGTTATGAGTGAAGTGAATCCACCCTTTGAAAATGAATTTAAAAATGTGAATGTTGAATATATAAATGAAGCTGCCTTAGAAAGACAAGGTTTGGTTGTAATGGAGCCTCAAAAGGCCACTATTAGAGTAACCATTTCTGGCAGGAGGTCTGAGGTATTAAAAGTATCTGAAAAGGATATCATAGCTCAAGTAGATTTAAGCGGTTATTCCGAAGGGGAACAGAAAGTTCCTGTATACGTTCAGGTTCCAGATGATGTTAAAATTGTAGATTATAGTCCGAAGGAAATACTATTTAGATTTGATAAGATAATTAGAAAGAGTAGCCCAGTTGTAGTTGAAACTCAAGGAAAGCTGGCTCAGGGATATGTTCTTGCCACTCCTGAAATAAAACCAGAATCCATCTATATACAAGGTCCTAGAACATGGGTAAATTTGGTGGCTAAAGCTATAGCATATGTAGATGTTTCAAATAAAGCTGAGGATATTAATACAACTGTTGCAGTAAAAATTGTGGACGATGAGGGAAATGATGTAAGAGGAGTGACCATGGAGCAAAGTGTAGTCGATGTATTCATTCCAGTATATCAGGTTAAAAAAGTACCAATAGAACTACAAACGGAAAATCAACTGCCAGATAATTATGAAATAGTGGAGATAAATATAAATCCAAGCACTATAGAAATTAAAGGTAGAAAAGAAGATCTAGCCAAGGTTAATTTAATTAAAACTAAACCTATTGATATTAATGCTTTAATAGATAATAGAAATATTCCAGTAGAATTGGAATTACCAGAAGGAGTAAGTTTATTAAGGCCGGATGAAAAAGTAATCATAACCTTGAATGTAGATGAAAAAATATCTAGGACCTTTGGTTACACCTTGGAAGATGTTGATATTGTAAACCTAGATTCTAATCTCATTATAGATGAAAATGATTTTAATAAAACCATTATGGTTACTGTTGAAGGAATGAGTTCTAAGATTAATTCACTAAACAAGGAAGATATAGATTTGACAATGGACTTAAAGGATCTTGATGAAGGAACTCATAGGGTTAATGTAGATGTTTCAGTTGAAGAAGGGATTACAGTTGTAACTCTTGTTCCGGAGGGTCTAAATATAACGCTAATCAAAGAGTAG
- the buk gene encoding butyrate kinase, whose protein sequence is MSAKHRLLIINPGSTSTKIAVFYDEDIVLEKTLRHSVEELSKYENITDQIAFRKDIILKTLEENQILLESLSAVVGRGGLLKPIPGGTYKVNEKMLEDLRSRTYGEHASNLGGIIAYEIGKMIDVEAFIVDPVVVDELQDIARISGLKEIERKSIFHALNQKAVARRHAKLQGKAYEDMNLIIAHLGGGVSVGAHERGRVIDVANALDGEGPFSPERSGGLPVGDLIKLCYSGKYTYEDMRSMIVGKGGMVSYLNTNNAMEVCERIKAGDDYAKSIYYAMAYQIAKEIGSCAAVLKGKVDGILLTGGIAHDKMFTGWIEERVSFISKVFIYPGEDELTALAEGGLRVLRGEEVAKEYI, encoded by the coding sequence ATGTCAGCAAAACATAGATTACTAATCATTAATCCAGGTTCAACTTCCACAAAAATTGCAGTATTTTACGATGAGGACATAGTATTAGAAAAAACTTTGAGACATTCGGTAGAAGAACTATCTAAGTATGAAAATATAACAGACCAGATTGCATTTAGGAAGGATATCATTTTAAAGACCTTAGAAGAGAATCAAATTCTTTTGGAATCCTTATCTGCAGTTGTTGGGAGAGGAGGACTTCTAAAACCAATCCCTGGTGGTACCTATAAGGTTAATGAGAAGATGTTAGAGGATTTAAGGAGTAGAACTTATGGAGAACATGCTTCTAATCTAGGGGGAATTATAGCCTATGAGATTGGCAAAATGATTGACGTTGAAGCTTTTATAGTAGATCCTGTTGTGGTAGATGAATTACAGGATATAGCCAGGATTTCAGGTTTAAAAGAAATAGAAAGAAAAAGCATATTCCACGCCTTGAACCAAAAAGCAGTTGCTAGAAGACATGCCAAGCTTCAAGGTAAGGCTTATGAAGATATGAATTTAATTATTGCCCATTTGGGAGGAGGGGTTTCTGTAGGAGCCCACGAAAGAGGAAGGGTTATAGATGTAGCTAATGCTTTAGATGGAGAGGGACCTTTTTCCCCAGAGAGGTCAGGAGGGCTTCCAGTTGGAGATCTAATAAAACTATGTTATTCTGGCAAATACACCTATGAAGATATGAGGAGCATGATAGTAGGCAAGGGTGGAATGGTCTCCTATTTGAATACAAATAATGCTATGGAAGTCTGCGAAAGGATTAAAGCAGGAGATGATTATGCTAAATCCATTTATTATGCCATGGCCTATCAGATAGCCAAGGAAATAGGTTCTTGTGCTGCAGTATTGAAGGGAAAAGTTGATGGTATTTTACTTACTGGCGGAATAGCCCACGACAAGATGTTTACTGGTTGGATAGAAGAAAGGGTTAGCTTTATATCTAAGGTGTTTATCTATCCTGGAGAAGATGAGCTAACTGCCTTGGCAGAAGGTGGACTTAGGGTTTTAAGAGGTGAAGAGGTAGCAAAAGAATATATTTAG
- a CDS encoding nucleotide-binding protein has translation MLKDKRLRIVIGHYGSGKTEFSVNYAVKLAKMGKKVALVDLDIVNLYFRSREKSNILEEMGIRVIGSSVKGAAVDIPAISSEVLMPLQDKSYEGIIDVGGDPVGARVLGMYYQYFIPEEYDMFFVLNANRPETQTVEKAIEYLRKIEDAARVKVTGIINNTHMLKSTTIEDVLRGQELAEKLSQEANLPIKYISAIESVAKELPKDLEGEIFPMTLYMREEWMV, from the coding sequence ATGCTTAAAGATAAAAGATTAAGGATTGTTATTGGGCATTATGGCAGTGGCAAGACTGAGTTTAGCGTCAATTACGCTGTGAAATTAGCCAAAATGGGGAAAAAGGTGGCTTTAGTGGATCTAGATATTGTAAACCTCTATTTTAGAAGCAGAGAAAAGTCGAATATTTTAGAAGAGATGGGCATAAGGGTTATTGGAAGTTCTGTAAAGGGTGCGGCCGTTGATATACCGGCTATCTCTTCTGAAGTATTGATGCCTTTGCAGGATAAATCCTATGAGGGGATTATAGATGTAGGAGGAGATCCAGTAGGAGCTAGGGTGCTAGGTATGTACTATCAGTATTTTATACCAGAAGAATACGATATGTTTTTTGTATTAAACGCCAATAGACCTGAAACCCAAACTGTAGAAAAAGCTATTGAATACTTAAGAAAAATTGAAGACGCAGCTAGAGTAAAAGTAACGGGCATAATAAATAATACCCATATGTTGAAAAGCACTACAATAGAAGATGTATTAAGAGGACAAGAATTGGCAGAGAAATTATCGCAAGAAGCTAATCTACCTATTAAATATATATCTGCTATCGAAAGCGTAGCAAAGGAATTGCCAAAGGATTTAGAAGGAGAAATTTTCCCGATGACTTTATATATGAGGGAAGAGTGGATGGTCTAA
- a CDS encoding thiamine pyrophosphate-dependent enzyme produces the protein MTVVFKKTRGLTDVPTHYCPGCTHGIIHRLVGEALEDLGVLDIAIGVAPVGCSVLAYKYFNCDMHEAAHGRAPAVATGIKRARPENFVFTYQGDGDLASIGTAEIVHAAHRGEKISTIFVNNAIYGMTGGQMAPTTLVGQKATTAPYGRDEAHCGKPIRMSELLATIDGAKFVERVTVTTPAHVRKAKKAIMECFKVQIEGKGFGIVEVLSTCPTNWGYTPEEALRWLENNMIPYYPLGNFKRPEEVE, from the coding sequence ATGACAGTAGTGTTTAAAAAAACCAGAGGCCTAACCGATGTTCCAACCCATTACTGTCCTGGGTGTACCCATGGTATTATCCACAGATTAGTAGGAGAAGCCTTGGAAGATTTAGGAGTATTAGACATTGCTATTGGAGTAGCTCCAGTAGGATGTTCAGTACTTGCATATAAATATTTTAATTGTGATATGCACGAAGCTGCTCATGGTAGGGCTCCAGCTGTGGCAACGGGAATAAAAAGGGCTAGACCTGAAAACTTTGTTTTTACTTATCAAGGGGACGGAGATTTAGCCTCCATAGGAACAGCGGAAATAGTCCATGCAGCCCATAGAGGTGAGAAAATATCGACTATATTCGTCAATAATGCTATCTATGGGATGACAGGAGGACAAATGGCACCTACTACTTTAGTTGGACAAAAAGCCACTACTGCTCCGTATGGTAGAGATGAAGCCCATTGCGGAAAGCCAATAAGGATGTCGGAGTTACTTGCTACTATAGATGGAGCTAAGTTTGTAGAAAGGGTTACAGTTACCACTCCTGCCCATGTTAGGAAAGCTAAGAAAGCCATAATGGAATGCTTTAAGGTCCAAATAGAAGGAAAGGGATTTGGGATTGTAGAGGTATTGTCCACATGCCCAACCAACTGGGGATATACTCCTGAGGAAGCTTTAAGATGGTTGGAAAATAACATGATACCCTATTATCCTCTAGGAAACTTTAAAAGGCCTGAGGAGGTGGAATAA
- a CDS encoding PrsW family intramembrane metalloprotease encodes MNTRLFITAITPAVAIILAIYLSDRYDREPLKILILTYLLGALTVIPIIIVEEVLLSFNIFGGTLEALYTAFIVAGLTEEFFKREVILRVPYKTRYFNEKLDGIVYGVFSSMGFATVENIVYVVYRYANNPHVGLYRGIFSVPAHAVFGITMGYYLSLAKFDGDKIRSRKNMRRSLYMPILLHGTFNFILMTNIPQLSILFVPYVIYIWWINQQKLNKFIYDSRNRIMDIEREE; translated from the coding sequence TTGAATACTAGATTATTCATAACTGCGATAACACCAGCAGTAGCCATAATACTTGCTATATACTTAAGCGATAGATATGATAGGGAACCATTAAAAATATTAATATTAACATATTTGCTAGGTGCTCTAACTGTGATACCCATAATTATAGTTGAGGAGGTATTATTGAGCTTTAATATATTTGGTGGAACTTTAGAAGCTCTTTATACTGCTTTCATAGTGGCAGGTCTTACAGAAGAATTCTTTAAAAGGGAGGTTATATTGAGAGTACCTTATAAGACTAGGTATTTTAATGAGAAACTAGATGGGATAGTATATGGAGTATTTTCATCCATGGGATTTGCTACAGTGGAAAACATAGTATATGTTGTATATCGATATGCCAATAATCCTCATGTAGGATTATACAGAGGGATTTTCTCCGTTCCTGCTCATGCTGTCTTTGGAATAACCATGGGATATTATTTATCGTTAGCAAAATTTGATGGGGACAAAATCAGATCGAGAAAAAATATGAGAAGATCTCTTTATATGCCAATTCTTCTACATGGTACATTTAATTTTATATTGATGACAAATATTCCTCAACTTAGTATATTATTTGTTCCTTATGTAATCTATATATGGTGGATAAACCAACAAAAATTAAATAAATTCATATACGATTCAAGAAATAGGATTATGGATATTGAAAGGGAGGAATAG
- a CDS encoding 4Fe-4S binding protein — translation MAKVKGRVTFQEDLCKGCGLCVSVCPTKIIYLDNDKINAKGYHPATISDMDKCIACASCAMMCPDLVITVERLSN, via the coding sequence ATGGCCAAAGTAAAAGGAAGAGTAACATTCCAGGAAGACCTTTGCAAAGGATGCGGATTATGCGTTTCAGTGTGCCCTACAAAGATTATTTATCTAGATAATGATAAGATAAATGCAAAAGGGTATCATCCAGCTACCATATCCGATATGGATAAATGCATAGCCTGTGCTAGTTGTGCAATGATGTGTCCAGATTTAGTAATAACAGTTGAGAGGTTAAGCAATTAA
- a CDS encoding CapA family protein encodes MKKRNIIIPSLLLLLFSLFIINQFLLNITKIHNGTSQEENGFLSPLPESEIPQEEEEKITTATLLAVGDIMFHMPQIKSAYNPVDNTYDFNDVFRYVRKYIDSADLSIANFETVVAGNERGFSGFPRFNSPEETLKAIKNAGFNILTTANNHALDQGKEGLLKTIEFIEREGMKNLGTYREPSDQLLIENINGIKVALLSYSYGFNGLEYSLTEEELSYLVNRIDENRIKEDILKAKGHDSDIIVVCIHWGNEYEREPSEFQVELGKKMIEWGANIILGGHPHVVQRSEIVHYGGKDNFIIYSMGNFLSNQRRENVNTKYAEDGIMVKILLEKDLIRDETIIKDITYIPTWVRRYNDNGVKYEILPIVDFLEDEGLYSIISEKERKRIEESYHDTLEKMAQN; translated from the coding sequence ATGAAGAAAAGAAATATAATAATACCGTCTTTGCTCTTACTACTTTTTTCCCTCTTTATCATTAACCAGTTTTTATTAAATATAACTAAAATCCATAATGGGACAAGCCAAGAAGAGAATGGATTTCTATCCCCTCTACCAGAATCTGAAATACCCCAAGAAGAAGAGGAAAAGATTACAACTGCTACCTTGTTAGCGGTTGGAGATATAATGTTTCATATGCCTCAAATAAAATCTGCCTATAATCCGGTCGATAATACTTATGATTTCAACGATGTGTTCAGATATGTTAGAAAATATATAGATTCTGCAGATTTATCCATTGCCAATTTTGAAACGGTAGTAGCAGGTAATGAAAGGGGTTTTTCTGGGTTTCCTAGGTTTAATTCTCCAGAAGAAACCTTGAAAGCTATTAAAAATGCGGGTTTTAATATTCTTACTACTGCTAATAATCATGCATTAGACCAAGGAAAGGAAGGGCTGTTGAAGACCATTGAATTTATTGAGAGGGAAGGAATGAAGAATCTAGGCACCTATAGGGAACCAAGTGACCAGTTACTTATAGAGAATATTAATGGCATAAAAGTAGCCCTATTATCCTATTCCTATGGTTTCAATGGTTTAGAATATAGTCTAACTGAGGAAGAACTTTCCTATTTGGTCAATAGAATAGATGAGAACAGAATTAAGGAGGACATACTGAAGGCAAAGGGGCACGATTCGGATATAATAGTAGTCTGCATTCATTGGGGTAATGAATATGAAAGGGAACCTTCGGAGTTTCAAGTTGAATTAGGAAAAAAAATGATAGAATGGGGAGCCAATATAATTTTAGGAGGCCATCCCCATGTAGTGCAAAGGTCTGAAATTGTCCATTATGGGGGGAAAGATAATTTCATCATATATTCCATGGGGAATTTTTTATCTAATCAGAGAAGAGAAAATGTCAACACTAAATATGCAGAGGATGGAATAATGGTTAAAATCTTGCTAGAAAAGGATCTTATTAGAGATGAAACGATTATAAAAGACATTACCTATATACCTACTTGGGTTAGAAGGTATAATGATAATGGAGTAAAGTATGAAATACTGCCTATTGTTGATTTTCTTGAAGATGAAGGGCTATATTCAATAATTAGTGAAAAGGAAAGAAAGAGAATAGAGGAATCCTATCATGATACACTGGAAAAGATGGCACAAAATTAA
- the buk gene encoding butyrate kinase, with translation MERKYVLVINPGSTSTKVAIYDGDVEIKTHKIQHKEDELAKYDSILDQYEYRLNLILNWLDKENIKLCSLKAVVGRGGLLRPIPGGTYLVTDKMIEDLRLGVGGEHAANLGGILARGIADRENISSYIVDPVSVDEFEEVARISGLNLIERKSLIHALNIKAVSHRRAEELNKNLEELNLIVAHLGGGISVAPVRRGRMIDVNNASEMGPFSPERTGSLPVGDLVKMCYSGNYTYEDMKKKIKGKGGLMSYLDTIDAREVEKRIESGDEYAKLIFDAMIYQIGKEIGAASAVLKGEVDNIILTGGLACSKYLVERLTEMVSFIGPVIVYPGEDEMGALNKGVLRVINGEEKPKIYENEVIR, from the coding sequence ATGGAAAGGAAATATGTATTAGTTATTAATCCAGGTTCTACTTCTACCAAGGTAGCCATCTATGATGGAGACGTGGAAATAAAAACTCACAAGATACAGCACAAAGAAGATGAATTAGCAAAATATGACAGTATATTAGACCAATATGAATACAGATTAAATCTAATTCTTAATTGGTTAGATAAAGAAAATATCAAACTTTGCAGTTTAAAGGCTGTAGTAGGCAGGGGAGGATTATTAAGGCCAATTCCTGGTGGGACATACCTTGTTACCGATAAGATGATAGAGGATTTAAGATTAGGTGTTGGAGGAGAGCATGCGGCTAATCTTGGAGGGATTCTCGCCAGGGGAATAGCCGATAGGGAAAATATAAGTTCCTATATAGTAGATCCCGTATCGGTAGATGAATTTGAGGAAGTGGCAAGAATATCTGGTCTTAATTTAATTGAAAGAAAATCCTTAATCCATGCTCTTAATATTAAAGCTGTTTCCCATAGAAGGGCAGAGGAATTAAATAAGAATTTGGAGGAATTAAATTTAATAGTTGCCCATTTAGGAGGAGGTATTTCTGTAGCGCCTGTGAGAAGAGGACGCATGATAGATGTAAATAATGCGAGTGAAATGGGCCCCTTTTCTCCCGAAAGGACTGGAAGCCTTCCAGTAGGGGACTTGGTAAAAATGTGCTACTCTGGGAATTATACCTATGAGGATATGAAGAAGAAGATAAAAGGTAAAGGTGGATTGATGTCATATCTAGACACTATTGATGCAAGAGAAGTGGAAAAAAGGATTGAATCCGGAGATGAATATGCTAAACTAATATTCGATGCAATGATATATCAAATTGGGAAAGAAATAGGGGCTGCTTCTGCAGTGCTCAAGGGGGAAGTGGATAATATAATTCTTACTGGAGGTCTTGCTTGCTCAAAATATTTAGTTGAAAGATTAACAGAAATGGTATCCTTTATAGGACCTGTAATAGTATATCCTGGAGAGGATGAAATGGGTGCTTTAAATAAAGGAGTATTAAGGGTAATTAATGGTGAAGAAAAGCCTAAAATATATGAAAATGAGGTGATAAGATAA
- the cdaA gene encoding diadenylate cyclase CdaA: MEFIKGLFINLRLKDIVDIFIVAMAFYKLFKLIRETRAEQLTKGIIALFVFTKVSDWLQLYTVHWILDKTMTVGILALIIVFQPELRRALEYIGRSNFFTKSFIEIKDESLSQLVEEIVEAVASLSRQKIGALIVIERTTGLSEVIETGTRIDGKVSSDLLINIFIPNTPLHDGAVIVKEDIIKAAGCFLPLTENTSLSKDLGTRHRAALGISEKSDSLSIIVSEETGAISIAENGSLARYLDTKTLRQILMDMYKPKDQKSTFIAKWRRKDGQREK; the protein is encoded by the coding sequence TTGGAATTTATAAAAGGATTATTCATCAATTTAAGACTAAAAGATATTGTTGATATTTTTATAGTTGCTATGGCTTTTTATAAACTATTCAAGTTGATTAGGGAAACAAGAGCAGAGCAATTAACTAAAGGAATTATAGCTTTATTCGTTTTTACTAAGGTAAGTGATTGGCTCCAACTTTACACTGTTCACTGGATACTGGATAAGACTATGACCGTTGGAATACTGGCTTTAATCATAGTTTTTCAACCGGAGTTGAGAAGAGCTTTAGAATATATAGGCAGAAGCAATTTCTTTACTAAATCCTTTATAGAAATAAAGGACGAAAGTTTAAGTCAGTTGGTGGAAGAAATTGTAGAAGCTGTGGCATCCCTTTCCAGACAGAAAATTGGTGCTCTCATCGTTATTGAAAGAACTACAGGATTAAGCGAGGTAATTGAGACTGGTACAAGGATCGATGGAAAAGTTTCGAGTGACCTTCTTATAAACATCTTTATTCCAAACACTCCCCTTCATGATGGTGCTGTAATAGTAAAAGAGGACATAATAAAAGCTGCTGGATGTTTTTTGCCTTTGACGGAGAATACATCTCTTAGTAAGGATTTAGGCACTAGACATAGAGCGGCTCTTGGCATTTCAGAAAAATCTGATAGTCTTTCCATAATTGTATCAGAAGAAACGGGAGCCATTTCCATTGCTGAAAATGGCAGTTTAGCTAGATATTTAGATACTAAAACTTTAAGGCAAATATTGATGGATATGTATAAACCTAAAGACCAGAAATCTACTTTTATTGCAAAATGGAGGCGTAAAGATGGGCAAAGAGAAAAATAA
- a CDS encoding phosphate butyryltransferase: MIKSFEDLKVLAKEKCKKRLSVAVAEDKPVLEAVKAAMDLNIVEPILVGNKEKIVEISDEISLDLSKAEVIDEKDGILAAKEATRLVSSNKADILMKGLIDTSIIMKQVLDKEIGLRAGKIISHAAVFHVNTYHKIFIVTDAAMNISPDLDQKREIIENAVELAHSLGIANPKVAVIAAKEKVSTKMEATVHAKELADMNREGIVKGCIVEGPFALDNAISKEAAAHKGIESTVAGDADILLVPDIDAGNVLYKSLTFLAGAKSAGIILGAEAPIVLTSRADNQEAKLNSIILGIMLTSK; this comes from the coding sequence ATGATTAAATCCTTTGAAGATTTAAAAGTTTTAGCTAAAGAAAAATGCAAGAAGCGATTATCTGTTGCAGTTGCTGAGGACAAACCCGTATTAGAAGCTGTAAAAGCAGCAATGGACTTAAATATAGTAGAACCAATACTGGTAGGAAATAAGGAAAAAATAGTTGAAATTAGCGATGAAATAAGTTTGGACCTCTCTAAGGCTGAGGTAATTGATGAAAAAGATGGTATTTTAGCAGCAAAAGAGGCTACAAGGTTAGTAAGCAGCAACAAAGCTGATATACTTATGAAAGGGTTAATTGACACATCAATTATCATGAAACAGGTATTAGACAAGGAAATAGGGTTAAGAGCAGGAAAAATAATCAGCCATGCAGCGGTTTTCCATGTTAATACATACCATAAAATATTTATTGTAACCGATGCAGCTATGAATATAAGTCCCGATTTGGATCAAAAGAGGGAAATAATAGAAAACGCAGTTGAATTAGCTCATTCCTTAGGTATAGCCAATCCAAAAGTAGCTGTGATTGCTGCCAAGGAAAAGGTTTCCACAAAAATGGAGGCCACAGTTCATGCAAAGGAATTAGCTGATATGAATAGAGAGGGGATAGTTAAAGGCTGTATAGTAGAAGGACCTTTTGCTTTGGATAACGCCATTTCTAAAGAGGCTGCAGCACATAAAGGGATTGAATCGACGGTAGCAGGTGATGCAGATATATTATTAGTACCCGATATAGATGCTGGTAACGTATTATATAAATCATTGACTTTTTTAGCAGGAGCTAAAAGTGCAGGTATTATCTTAGGTGCTGAGGCTCCTATAGTCTTGACTTCAAGAGCAGACAACCAAGAAGCAAAATTAAACTCTATAATATTAGGAATAATGTTAACTTCGAAATAG
- a CDS encoding 3-methyl-2-oxobutanoate dehydrogenase subunit VorB yields MAKVLMKGNEAIGAAAIKAGCKYFFGYPITPQSELPEYMARELPKVDGVFLQAESEIAAINMVYGAAGAGVRVMTSSSSPGISLKQEGISYIAGAELPCLIVNIMRGGPGLGSIQPSQTDYFQATRGGGNGDYRLVVLAPSNVQELVDLIIEGFDIADQYRNPVMILGDGMIGQMMEPVEFKEPKRRELPEKDWATTGTGGKRKPNIINSLYLAPEELEEHNIKLQVKYKKIMENEVKVESYNTEDADVVIAAYGTTSRIVKTAISQLEKEGYKVGLIRPITLWPYPYDEFDKINPNCKGILTVEMNTGQMIDDVKIAVNGRCPVYFHGRTGGMVPTPDEIIEKVKEIYGGEK; encoded by the coding sequence ATGGCTAAAGTTCTCATGAAAGGGAATGAGGCTATAGGTGCAGCAGCAATTAAGGCGGGTTGTAAGTATTTTTTCGGCTATCCTATAACGCCTCAAAGCGAATTACCAGAGTATATGGCCAGAGAACTACCTAAGGTTGATGGGGTTTTCTTACAAGCAGAATCAGAAATAGCAGCAATAAACATGGTATATGGTGCTGCCGGAGCAGGAGTAAGGGTTATGACTTCCTCGTCAAGTCCAGGTATTTCATTAAAACAGGAAGGTATTTCCTATATTGCAGGAGCAGAGCTACCTTGTTTAATAGTTAATATAATGAGAGGTGGACCGGGTCTTGGAAGTATTCAACCATCTCAAACCGACTATTTCCAAGCAACCCGAGGTGGAGGTAATGGAGATTATAGACTTGTAGTATTAGCTCCATCTAATGTGCAAGAATTAGTAGATTTAATAATAGAGGGTTTTGATATAGCAGATCAATATAGAAATCCAGTTATGATATTAGGAGATGGAATGATAGGACAGATGATGGAACCGGTAGAGTTTAAAGAACCAAAAAGAAGAGAGCTTCCAGAAAAGGATTGGGCTACCACTGGTACTGGAGGAAAAAGAAAACCTAATATCATAAACTCCTTATATTTGGCACCAGAAGAATTAGAAGAGCATAATATTAAGTTACAAGTTAAATATAAGAAGATAATGGAAAACGAAGTGAAGGTTGAATCCTATAATACAGAAGATGCAGATGTAGTCATAGCTGCATATGGAACTACATCTAGAATTGTAAAAACTGCCATTTCACAATTAGAAAAGGAAGGATATAAAGTAGGACTTATTAGACCTATTACCTTATGGCCTTATCCTTATGATGAATTTGATAAAATCAATCCTAATTGTAAAGGAATTTTGACAGTGGAAATGAATACGGGACAGATGATAGATGATGTAAAGATAGCCGTTAATGGGAGATGTCCAGTATATTTCCATGGCAGAACTGGGGGAATGGTGCCAACTCCTGATGAGATAATCGAGAAGGTGAAGGAAATCTATGGAGGTGAAAAATAA